One Bacillota bacterium DNA segment encodes these proteins:
- a CDS encoding DUF433 domain-containing protein, translating into MTREELLQRISIDPNICFGKPCIRGHRIWVSLILDMLASGMKIDDILQEYPGLEEADVLACIAYGAEMARERHVLIG; encoded by the coding sequence ATGACACGCGAAGAGCTTTTACAGCGCATATCGATTGACCCTAACATCTGCTTTGGTAAGCCCTGCATTCGCGGTCACAGGATATGGGTGTCTCTCATTCTTGACATGCTTGCGAGCGGGATGAAGATAGATGACATCTTGCAAGAGTACCCCGGGCTAGAAGAAGCAGATGTTCTGGCATGTATTGCCTATGGGGCCGAGATGGCTCGAGAACGTCACGTGCTTATCGGGTGA
- the rimO gene encoding 30S ribosomal protein S12 methylthiotransferase RimO, with translation MGKERSNGKPASVAIVNLGCAKNVVDAEEMLGVLAEQGYTLTADPSRADAIIVNTCGFIASAKEESLSAIRDALRWKRRRGAKVIVAGCLSQRYGQKLLEQVPEVDALIGVGQMARIHEVVERTLGQDARLVEQTPPQHRWAKTGTRVLSTAPWSAYLKISEGCDHKCTFCAIPAFRGGHVSKPLERVLAEAEDLATRGVKEVNLIAQDSTQYGLDLYGKQMLPHLLRELSAMGAFRWIRVLYCYPSRVTDEVMEVLAHTPGVLPYVDMPLQHADDEILRAMMRPVGREKYVALIRRLREAHPDMTVRSTFIVGFPGETDRHFANLLSFLEEVQLDRAGAFIFSPEDGTPADKLPHRVPSRVAQARYDRLMRLQQRISLMRNRAWIGREMEVLVEAAHPVQRNVWIARSFRDAPEVDGVVLVRGKNLEPGSFVKVIVTDATAYDLIAESTANLPVTAGLKEEVSP, from the coding sequence ATGGGCAAGGAACGTTCCAACGGAAAACCCGCATCGGTAGCCATCGTGAACCTGGGCTGCGCCAAAAACGTGGTCGACGCGGAGGAGATGCTGGGTGTGCTGGCGGAGCAGGGGTATACTCTGACCGCCGACCCTTCCCGCGCCGATGCCATCATCGTCAACACTTGCGGCTTCATCGCCAGCGCAAAGGAGGAATCGTTGTCCGCAATCCGCGATGCGCTTCGCTGGAAACGTCGCCGCGGCGCTAAGGTCATTGTCGCTGGGTGTTTGTCGCAGCGGTATGGCCAAAAGCTGCTGGAACAGGTGCCTGAAGTGGACGCGCTGATTGGTGTGGGACAGATGGCGCGTATTCATGAAGTGGTGGAGCGGACGCTGGGACAGGATGCACGGCTGGTAGAGCAAACGCCCCCGCAGCATCGCTGGGCAAAAACGGGCACGAGAGTGCTTTCCACCGCCCCCTGGAGCGCATATCTCAAGATTTCGGAGGGCTGCGACCACAAGTGCACCTTCTGCGCTATCCCCGCCTTCAGGGGTGGACACGTGAGCAAGCCGCTGGAGCGCGTCCTCGCGGAGGCGGAGGACCTGGCAACGCGAGGCGTCAAAGAGGTCAACCTCATCGCTCAGGACAGCACGCAATACGGTCTCGACCTCTACGGCAAGCAGATGCTGCCGCACCTTTTGCGTGAGCTGTCGGCAATGGGGGCATTCCGCTGGATTCGCGTGCTGTATTGTTACCCTTCGCGGGTCACCGATGAGGTGATGGAGGTACTGGCACATACTCCTGGAGTGTTGCCCTACGTGGACATGCCGCTACAACATGCAGATGATGAGATACTGCGTGCTATGATGCGTCCGGTCGGCAGGGAGAAGTATGTCGCACTGATACGCCGCTTGCGGGAGGCACATCCCGATATGACGGTGCGCAGCACATTTATCGTGGGCTTTCCGGGCGAGACAGACCGGCATTTTGCAAACTTGCTGTCGTTTCTGGAAGAGGTGCAGCTGGACAGAGCGGGCGCCTTCATCTTCTCGCCTGAAGACGGCACCCCTGCCGACAAGCTGCCCCACCGTGTGCCTTCACGTGTGGCACAGGCGCGCTACGACCGCCTGATGCGCCTGCAGCAACGCATCTCGCTGATGCGCAACCGGGCGTGGATTGGACGCGAAATGGAGGTATTGGTGGAAGCGGCGCATCCGGTTCAGCGCAATGTGTGGATAGCCCGCTCGTTCCGCGACGCTCCCGAGGTGGACGGTGTGGTGCTGGTGCGGGGAAAGAACCTAGAACCGGGCAGTTTTGTGAAGGTTATCGTGACCGATGCGACCGCTTACGACCTGATAGCTGAAAGCACCGCTAACCTGCCCGTTACTGCCGGGCTTAAGGAGGAGGTTTCACCGTGA
- a CDS encoding DUF1559 domain-containing protein, producing the protein MKNRAFTLIELLVVIAIIAILAAILFPVFARAREQARKTSCLSNMKQIGLGIGMYVQDYDEKYFSWSSQCAHTADCAGDIVMAFTRWAVLVQPYVKNAQIFICPSYPDNFWKWGGWPANGCPDLWPVAGFRGLSYDFKLGLATGSRCGVKLASIDKPAQTIISYENSPIHAEKSVPFWSCTDNPQVFTRMAFNAIFADGHARYIMAGNHRFVKQRVWEVEPYPCANFDPHWFVRDDRRNTWNPSEGWDID; encoded by the coding sequence ATGAAAAACCGCGCTTTCACCCTGATCGAGCTGCTGGTGGTCATCGCGATTATCGCGATACTGGCAGCCATTCTGTTCCCGGTGTTCGCCCGCGCCCGTGAGCAGGCGCGCAAGACCAGCTGCCTCAGCAACATGAAGCAGATTGGTCTTGGCATCGGTATGTACGTGCAGGACTACGATGAGAAGTACTTCTCGTGGAGTAGCCAGTGCGCGCACACGGCGGACTGTGCCGGCGACATCGTGATGGCGTTCACGCGCTGGGCGGTGCTGGTGCAGCCCTACGTGAAGAACGCGCAGATTTTCATCTGCCCATCCTACCCCGATAACTTCTGGAAGTGGGGAGGCTGGCCCGCGAACGGCTGCCCGGACCTGTGGCCTGTCGCGGGCTTCAGGGGCTTGTCATATGACTTCAAGCTGGGCTTGGCGACGGGCTCGCGATGTGGGGTGAAGCTCGCCAGCATCGATAAGCCCGCACAGACCATCATTTCTTACGAGAACAGCCCCATCCACGCGGAGAAGAGCGTGCCGTTCTGGTCGTGCACCGACAACCCGCAGGTGTTCACGCGCATGGCCTTCAACGCCATCTTCGCGGACGGGCATGCCCGCTACATTATGGCGGGTAACCACCGGTTCGTCAAGCAGCGGGTGTGGGAGGTGGAACCATACCCCTGCGCGAACTTCGACCCGCACTGGTTCGTGCGGGATGACCGTCGGAACACATGGAACCCCAGTGAGGGCTGGGACATCGACTGA
- a CDS encoding GntR family transcriptional regulator, whose protein sequence is MSSVKWKQIADDIRLQIECGMLSPGTPLPSESALAEQYGVCRVTAHRAMSELQRLGLVVRKRKVGTFVAEPPPAKPVFVAAVFPFMHDYPQVEYLRGIRSALPDHYNLLLCETRNDPHLEAQYLRRMQHEADGIICYPTCDPKNNSLLHRILDTGKPVVCVDRHPQGIPCDVVMTDNYMSALTGLRHLTANGHRTIAHFTDDALYVSSIRERYEAYLQVMQELGWDDVQPLVRLFPMHESVRLDYLAQAVHDALFTLMHQPGPISAVFCLHDYYMVAVLEACDRMGISVPEDLEVLSFADAPPLMTRVTRSVHRLVQQVYEMGRTAAIRLQSRINGEVMPSEVMTTLASFYPAQRNPQGERKVITPTLSYHKEEKP, encoded by the coding sequence ATGTCTTCCGTGAAGTGGAAACAGATTGCGGACGATATCCGCCTTCAGATTGAGTGTGGAATGCTGTCTCCCGGCACGCCGCTGCCTTCAGAAAGCGCGCTGGCTGAGCAGTACGGTGTGTGCCGGGTGACGGCGCACCGCGCGATGTCGGAGCTGCAAAGGCTGGGGCTGGTGGTGCGCAAGCGCAAGGTGGGTACGTTTGTTGCAGAGCCGCCGCCCGCAAAGCCCGTTTTTGTCGCTGCGGTGTTTCCCTTCATGCACGACTACCCGCAGGTCGAGTACCTTCGCGGCATTCGCAGCGCGCTTCCCGACCATTATAACCTGTTGCTCTGCGAGACCCGCAACGACCCTCACCTTGAGGCGCAGTACCTTCGCCGGATGCAGCATGAAGCGGACGGCATTATCTGTTATCCGACCTGTGACCCGAAGAATAACTCTCTTCTGCACCGCATTCTGGACACCGGCAAGCCCGTGGTGTGTGTGGACCGTCATCCACAGGGGATACCGTGTGATGTGGTGATGACGGATAATTACATGTCTGCACTGACCGGCTTGCGCCATCTGACCGCGAACGGGCATCGCACTATCGCTCATTTCACCGATGACGCCCTGTACGTCTCTTCGATAAGGGAGCGGTACGAGGCGTACCTGCAGGTAATGCAGGAGCTGGGGTGGGATGATGTTCAGCCGCTGGTGCGTCTTTTCCCCATGCACGAAAGTGTCAGGCTGGACTATCTGGCGCAGGCGGTACATGATGCGTTGTTTACCCTGATGCATCAGCCCGGACCGATTAGCGCCGTGTTCTGCCTGCACGATTACTACATGGTGGCGGTACTGGAAGCGTGTGACCGGATGGGCATCTCGGTTCCCGAAGATTTGGAGGTGCTCAGCTTCGCGGACGCTCCTCCACTGATGACCAGGGTCACACGCTCCGTACACCGTCTCGTGCAGCAGGTGTATGAGATGGGGCGTACTGCCGCCATTCGCTTGCAAAGTCGCATCAATGGGGAGGTGATGCCTTCAGAGGTAATGACGACTCTGGCAAGCTTCTATCCCGCGCAGCGCAATCCGCAGGGGGAAAGAAAAGTAATTACTCCCACACTATCTTATCACAAGGAGGAAAAGCCATGA